The genomic segment AGATGGCGCACGACACGATCGGAGTTGTTGATGACCTCAATCACTTCATCGGTGATTTGGCTCGCCTCGATCGAACTGATGCGGATGCGCTTGAGGCCTTCCACTTGGTGAAGGTCAATCAACAGCTTGGCCAAATTGTAGTCTTCCAAATCCTCGCCGTATCCACCTGTATGAATCCCAGTCAAAACGATTTCCAGATAGCCCGCTTCCACCAGCTTTTGTGCCTGTTCGACGACGCTTTCCGGTTTGCGGGAACGCATCAGACCGCGCGCCCAAGGAATAATACAAAACGTACAAAAGTTGTTGCAGCCCTCTTGAATCTTGAGGGAAGCACGTGTGCGATCCGTAAAGTTAGGAACATCCAGCTCTTCGAATTCGCGAGCTTTCATAATGTTGCCTACTGCGTTGATCGGCTTGCGTTCTGCACGAATTTGATCCACGTACTCGATCAGCTTCTCGCGCCCTTGTGTACCAACTACGATATCTACACCGGGAATTTGCGCAATCTCACTTGGAGAGGTTTGCGCATAGCAGCCAGTTACTGCTACGATCGCCTCAGGATTCCGGCGAATCGCACGACGAATCACCTGGCGGCTCTTCTTATCTCCCGTGTTCGTAACCGTACAAGTATTAATGACGTAAACATCTGCATCATCTTGTTCAAAGTCGACTCTCTCGTAGCCGTCTGCCTTGAACAATTGCCAGATGGCCTCTGTTTCATAGCTGTTTACTTTACAGCCCAATGTATGAAAAGCAACGGTAGACATTGCCATTCCTCCTTTTCCGTGAAAAACGTCTCGACGTTTTTCATAAAAGTGGATGTGACCGCTTGCGGTCAACGAAACGGTCATGACCGTTTCGTTCCTGCTCATCCTTTGCGAAGTGATGAAGCCTTTCGTTCAAACTGATAGGAAGCGCAGGCCAAAACGTACTGGCTTGCCGTTTCCGTGCGCAAAATGCGCGGGCCTAAGGAAACCGTCCGAAACCCTTTGCTCTCTGCTTGCGCCACTTCCTCAGGAGAGAAGCCTCCCTCCGGTCCAACGAGGACGAGAAGTGAATCCCCAGCAGTCATCTCTTCTAGCACTTGATGAATTGTGGTACTGCCTTCTTTTTCATAGGCAATTGCGCAATGCGTATACGACTGGCCAGCATGAAGTATCTCACGAAAAGAAACAGGAGATAAAAGCTCTGGCAAAACAGCACGATGAGACTGTTCAGCAGCCTCCTTAACAATTTTGCGCCAACGCTCCAGTTTTTTCGCTTCTTTTTTGGCGTCCAGCTTTACAATGGTTCGCTCAGAAGAAAACGGAAAAAAAGAGTACGCCCCAAGTTCCGTCCCCTTTTGCAAAATCCACTCCAGCTTCTCGCCTTTTGGAAGCCCCTGACCAATTGTGACCCGGATCGGCAGTTCTCGTTCTTCTTGGAGCATTTCGATTACTTCTGCTCGTACTTCCTTGGCAGAAAGATAGACAAGCTTGGCCCGTGCCGACCTGCCCGCTCCATCAGAAACGATGATTTCTTCGCCTTCCCGAGCACGCATTACATTTACGATATGGTGTACATCGTCTCCGACAATCGTTAGCTCATTCTCAGTAAAGGAATGTGGCTCGACAAAATATCGTTGCATCTCGCCAACCCCACTATTCTATCGTTTTTTTGCTACAATTGCTACCCAGTCATCGATGAAAATGGTTTCCACGACCTCAAGACCTGAAGCCGCCAACGCCGCTTTCACATCCGCTTCACGTGCAGCAATAATACCTGACGAGATAAAGGTGCCACCTGGCTTCAACACGCGGAATACATCGTCGGTGAAACGCACGATGACTTCAGCCAAAATGTTAGCCACGACCACTTCCACCTGCTCCTCGATGCCGTCGAGCAAGTTGTTTTGTCTCACGTTGATATGCTCATGCACACCATTTAATTCTGTATTGGCCTGTGCAGAGCGTACAGCTACTTCATCCAAGTCCATCGCCAGCACATCTTTTGCTCCGAGCTTGATAGCTGCAATACTCAAAATAGCTGTGCCTGTCCCAACATCATACACCTGATCGCCTTTCGCCAGATACTTCTCAAGTGCTCGCAGACAAAGAATGGTCGTCGGATGTGTACCTGTTCCAAATGCCATGCCTGGGTCCATCTCGATAATGATCTCATCCGGATGCTTCGGCACGTACTCTTCCCATACTGGCTTGATCGTCATGCGATCAGACACGTGAACCGGTTTGTAATATTTTTTCCAGGCGTGGGCCCATTCATCTTCGTGAACATCGTTTACAGCAATCGATGCCTTGCCGATGTCCAAACCGTACTCGATCAACTGCGCCAATTGCTCTTTCAGCTCTTCTACAACGTCTAGCAGTTCGCTGCTGTCAACCGGCAGGTATGCTTTAACGAATACGCCCTCGGCCGGAAAATCATCAGGAGAAAGCTGGTAGATTTCGCCAAAGGGGGTATCCCACTCACGATAAAGCACCTCCGGGTCTTCAATTACGACACCATTGGCACCCAATTCATACAAGAGGCTTGACACCGCCTCCGTAGCCTCCGCTGTAGTATGGATACTGATTTCTGACCATTTCACGAATCTACCACTCCCCACATAAGCTCCCAATTGGGCTTTTCATTTAATCGGCTTCGCTACACGAAACATTAGGCAAAAAGCGGACAAAACCGCGACGGATTACTCGCCGCGGAATGCCCGTTTCATTTTTTCGAAAAAGCTTTCGTCTTCTCCCCCATGCTGTCCTGGCTTTTCACCAGACAGTTCGGCGAGCTCACGCAACAATTCCTTTTGTTTATCGCTCAGCTTGGTCGGCGTAATGACGCGCACTTTCACATGCT from the Brevibacillus brevis genome contains:
- a CDS encoding 16S rRNA (uracil(1498)-N(3))-methyltransferase gives rise to the protein MQRYFVEPHSFTENELTIVGDDVHHIVNVMRAREGEEIIVSDGAGRSARAKLVYLSAKEVRAEVIEMLQEERELPIRVTIGQGLPKGEKLEWILQKGTELGAYSFFPFSSERTIVKLDAKKEAKKLERWRKIVKEAAEQSHRAVLPELLSPVSFREILHAGQSYTHCAIAYEKEGSTTIHQVLEEMTAGDSLLVLVGPEGGFSPEEVAQAESKGFRTVSLGPRILRTETASQYVLACASYQFERKASSLRKG
- the mtaB gene encoding tRNA (N(6)-L-threonylcarbamoyladenosine(37)-C(2))-methylthiotransferase MtaB, with the protein product MSTVAFHTLGCKVNSYETEAIWQLFKADGYERVDFEQDDADVYVINTCTVTNTGDKKSRQVIRRAIRRNPEAIVAVTGCYAQTSPSEIAQIPGVDIVVGTQGREKLIEYVDQIRAERKPINAVGNIMKAREFEELDVPNFTDRTRASLKIQEGCNNFCTFCIIPWARGLMRSRKPESVVEQAQKLVEAGYLEIVLTGIHTGGYGEDLEDYNLAKLLIDLHQVEGLKRIRISSIEASQITDEVIEVINNSDRVVRHLHVPLQAGDDEVLKRMRRKYTTAEFYERMVKVREALPGAAITTDVIVGFPGETEEQFWNGYEFMKKIGFAEMHVFPYSMRTGTPAARMTDQIPEEEKNERVAKLLELNQELTLAYSKKFVGDVLEVIPERPFKEAPDSGLLMGYSDNYLNVVFPGDESMIGKICKVRLDEPGSEYCKGTFVRVVETEALPFLKERAI
- the prmA gene encoding 50S ribosomal protein L11 methyltransferase, which gives rise to MKWSEISIHTTAEATEAVSSLLYELGANGVVIEDPEVLYREWDTPFGEIYQLSPDDFPAEGVFVKAYLPVDSSELLDVVEELKEQLAQLIEYGLDIGKASIAVNDVHEDEWAHAWKKYYKPVHVSDRMTIKPVWEEYVPKHPDEIIIEMDPGMAFGTGTHPTTILCLRALEKYLAKGDQVYDVGTGTAILSIAAIKLGAKDVLAMDLDEVAVRSAQANTELNGVHEHINVRQNNLLDGIEEQVEVVVANILAEVIVRFTDDVFRVLKPGGTFISSGIIAAREADVKAALAASGLEVVETIFIDDWVAIVAKKR